Genomic window (Podarcis muralis chromosome 9, rPodMur119.hap1.1, whole genome shotgun sequence):
ATCCGCTGTGAAAGCTCCACtggagggaggcagtggaggatcAAGCAGCCTCTGCCTCCCTGTGCAACCCAGAGGCCACCCTGAGGGTTGTGAAAGGGGTTCTCCGGTGGCTGGTGCTGCTCCTGCTCCCAGGACTGTGTCCAGAGCGAGGGCTTCGTGAGGCTGACCTTCTCCCTGGGTTTCTATAGGACTGCAATCCTAGGCAGGGTGAGCAACATCACCGTGACTGGTGGCAGCCAGGCCTTCTTGGAACCACCTTGTCACCAGCACACCTGTTTGCTCTAGTTTTCCAGGAGTTTGAGTCCAGCCCAGATCCCATCATGGTGCACTTTGCAAAAACGTACCGGGTGGTTTTGCAGAAGCTGTCAGTGAAGCGGAGGTGAGCTGTGAGGCAGGCGGGCGGGTGGGTGCTCTCGGGCGCCAAAGACACCTTGGGCAACAGAATGGGGAGTGTTCGGGGGGAAGTGGGGACGTGAGTGGTGCCAAGGGCTGAGCAGGATGTGTGGTGGGGGTGCCTGTGCAAGGGAGCAAGGGGGGCAGAGGAATGGGTGCAAGGCAGGGACACAAGGCCAGTGGAGGGATCAGAGGGGCAGGGAGGAGCGAGGCTGACCAGGGCCACAGGACCAGCCGTCCGCAAGTAGCCAGAGGGTGGGAAAGGTGCCTGGAGAAGCAAAGACTGAAGTGCCAtctgcccctcctcccctccaggcTGTCAGGTGCTGGAGAGAAGAGCACTCCAGAGACCAAGGGCAGCTCTGCAGGTGAGACACAGCCAGCTCAGGTTCAGCAGCCTCTTCTGCTGGCTTCTAGCCCTCCTTGGCACAGTCACAGGCCTAGAAAGAACCCAGACTCACCCCTCCTCCCTCTATAACAGCCCTGGTTGCTTCTTTGCAGGATAGTGACCACCAGGCACTTGGCGCTCTCCTCTGTCCCCTTTTCAAGAGGGCAAGAGGCTGCTGCGGAGTAGGTGGATTGGGCCCAGACCCAAGTCCTGCTCTTCTCACCATcaccttggcgggggggggggggcgctccctAATGAGGCAGTGTGGGAGAGGCTGCCTGGCTGGGGGAAAGCTGAGCTGCTGTGTGGCTAGAAGTGCTGGGAAGTGGGCAGGCTGAGAAGTTAACCCCTTGggtctctctcactctcacaccCCAAAGGGAAACTGCTCAGCGAGTGTGACAGCAGAGCGCCCAGCCCAATGTTGCTGCCACCAGAATCGCCGCCACGCCCCCCACTGCTGGAAGGGACTGCATTTCTGGGCTTGGAAAGTCCCAGGAGAGCCAAGCGCAGCATCACCCAGCGAGGTattgctggcggggggggggggggctggctcagACATGCCTCAGCCTCCAGGGCAGGGAGGGCCAGAGGACAGTGTTCAAGTGGCCCTTGCTTGCTTTGGGTTCCAGTCTTCCTTACTCCTTCTCCCAGAACACAGGATGGTCAAGGGGGCTCTTCATGCCAATGCTGCCCACTTTGCCCCATTACAGGGAAGCAGCCCACTGAGTCCAGCCGAGGAGACCGAAGGTATTCAGCTGAGGCCCCGGCTGGGATCTCCACTCCTTCCAGAAGGACCGCcagtggtgggaggaagcagagcCCTCAGCATGCAGGTGCCCACCTGAGCCAGGTGGACGGTCGACCATAAAGGTATCGCTTTAGGACAGTCTCTAGGCCAAGTGTGCTGGGCCTTCCCTGGACTGATGACATTGGGGCACCTGTGGGCAAAGAGCACCCAAAGGAGCCATGCCACGTcagagcagaataataataataataataataataatttatttatatcccgccctccccagccgaagccgggctcagagcggctaacaacagtaaaaatgatacaacattctaaaatcatttcattataaaatcaattcaaatcagattaatggcaaccattgggctagagttctgtgaggattacagaaggagagagggggtcaggctgtgtcctggccaaaggcctggcggaacagctccgtcttgcaggccctgcggaaagaggtcaagtcccgcagggccctagtctcttgggacagagcgttccaccagatcggggccatggccgaaaaggccctggctctggttgaggccagcctagcctccctgtggcccgggaccttcaagatgtctttgtttgaagaccgtaaggtcctccgtgggacatatcaggaaaggcggtcccgtaggtacgagggtcctaggccgtatagggctttaaagtttaAAACCAGCATCTGAGCAGAGCCagcccaccttccttccttccttccgccaAGGAGTCTAGCCAAAGAAATTAGCAGAAGGCTCTTCTATTTAGAAATGGGGAATGCAGAATATTTCCAGTTGCAGCAGCTGACTGAAACCAAAATGACTGATATTTTAAGCAGCTCCTGATATTCATTGCCCACCTGCTTCCCCCTTCAGCCTCAGCCCCTCTGAACAGACTGGGGCCCATGTTTAACCTTTAGGTTTGCAACTGATGGAGGGTGTCCAGTCAGTGCATGGCAGTCAAGGGCCTCAGGCAGGAGAAAAAGGCACAAGCTTTTCCCAGCGTCCCAAGACAGGGTGTCGACCATATGGCCAAAGCACTTGGTCCCTTGATGCAGCCCCAGTGCATGCACCCACCAGCCCTCTTTCAGCaccgtggggggtgggggagtggcagggggaaaataataaagttgttgtagTAGTACGCAGGCCAGGTCCTGACATCTGTCTTTTTCAGGCTGCTTGCAAATGGTGTGCTTGGAGGCACCTGCTGAAGAGGGCCCCCCC
Coding sequences:
- the LOC144328824 gene encoding uncharacterized protein LOC144328824 isoform X3, translating into MFRSLAWDDSRNCVVNVWKYLMRNHHDDIHVFISQALGYLHHPQVEISHAAARFTVFQEFESSPDPIMVHFAKTYRVVLQKLSVKRRLSGAGEKSTPETKGSSAGKLLSECDSRAPSPMLLPPESPPRPPLLEGTAFLGLESPRRAKRSITQRGKQPTESSRGDRRYSAEAPAGISTPSRRTASGGRKQSPQHAGAHLSQVDGRP
- the LOC144328824 gene encoding uncharacterized protein LOC144328824 isoform X1, which produces MFRSLAWDDSRNCVVNVWKYLMRNHHDDIHVFISQALGYLHHPQVEISHAAARFTGHTLNYYSSELSKNLEQEDIVYLNKVFQEFESSPDPIMVHFAKTYRVVLQKLSVKRRLSGAGEKSTPETKGSSAGKLLSECDSRAPSPMLLPPESPPRPPLLEGTAFLGLESPRRAKRSITQRGKQPTESSRGDRRYSAEAPAGISTPSRRTASGGRKQSPQHAGAHLSQVDGRP
- the LOC144328824 gene encoding uncharacterized protein LOC144328824 isoform X2 produces the protein MRNHHDDIHVFISQALGYLHHPQVEISHAAARFTGHTLNYYSSELSKNLEQEDIVYLNKVFQEFESSPDPIMVHFAKTYRVVLQKLSVKRRLSGAGEKSTPETKGSSAGKLLSECDSRAPSPMLLPPESPPRPPLLEGTAFLGLESPRRAKRSITQRGKQPTESSRGDRRYSAEAPAGISTPSRRTASGGRKQSPQHAGAHLSQVDGRP